In Helicobacter ibis, a genomic segment contains:
- the glyQ gene encoding glycine--tRNA ligase subunit alpha — MLYFSDLLLKLQEFWKKEGCLIIQPYDIPAGAGTFHPATLLRSLDSKPWSVAYVAPSRRPTDGRYGENPNRLGSYYQFQVLIKPNPSNIQELYLKSLEYLGLGLKNHDVRFVEDNWESPTLGAWGLGWEVWLDGMEVTQFTYFQQVGGVACSPVAVEITYGTERLAMYLQGVDNILDIAWNENYKYADVHLQGEYEFSKYNFEVADTTMLFEFFHKMQDEGKRALEAGLPLPAYDCAMLSSHLFNTLDARKAISALERQNYILKIRELVKSCALLYKEQEEERELRLQNAKNK; from the coding sequence ATGCTTTATTTTTCTGACCTTTTATTAAAACTACAAGAATTTTGGAAAAAAGAAGGTTGCCTTATTATACAGCCTTATGATATACCTGCTGGGGCTGGGACATTTCACCCTGCAACACTGCTTAGAAGCCTAGATAGCAAACCATGGAGCGTAGCATATGTAGCCCCCTCAAGAAGACCGACAGATGGACGCTATGGTGAAAACCCAAACAGACTTGGTAGCTATTATCAATTCCAAGTGCTAATAAAGCCTAATCCTAGCAATATACAAGAACTATACCTAAAAAGCCTAGAATACCTAGGATTAGGCCTAAAAAACCATGATGTAAGATTCGTAGAAGATAACTGGGAATCTCCAACGCTTGGTGCATGGGGGCTTGGCTGGGAAGTATGGCTAGATGGCATGGAGGTTACTCAATTTACTTATTTTCAACAAGTAGGCGGGGTTGCTTGCTCTCCTGTGGCAGTTGAGATAACATATGGAACAGAAAGATTAGCCATGTATCTTCAAGGAGTAGATAATATATTAGATATTGCTTGGAATGAAAACTACAAATACGCTGATGTGCATTTACAAGGAGAGTATGAATTTTCAAAATATAACTTTGAAGTAGCAGATACTACAATGCTTTTTGAGTTTTTTCACAAAATGCAAGATGAGGGCAAAAGAGCACTTGAAGCAGGACTTCCACTACCTGCATATGATTGTGCTATGCTATCTTCTCATCTTTTTAACACTCTAGATGCAAGAAAGGCAATATCAGCATTAGAGAGACAAAATTACATACTAAAAATAAGAGAGTTAGTAAAAAGTTGTGCATTGCTATACAAAGAACAAGAAGAAGAAAGGGAACTAAGATTACAAAATGCAAAAAATAAATAA
- the thrC gene encoding threonine synthase, whose protein sequence is MVFTSTRDSGIDLISFKDAILNPNAPYGGLYTLSHIPKLTQDDIAKLSNLDYKELCKSIFDKLGLDIDSSILEESLLTYDSFDTKIPAPIKKIENNFYIQKLYCGPTRAFKDMALQPFSTMFSSFIKNTNQKYLILVATSGDTGPATLSGFANKSNIQVVCIYPKNGTSDVQRLQMTTIAAKNIKTIGINGNFDDAQSLLKSLLKDSNFQNELKANSISLSAANSVNFGRIAFQIIYHAYSSLEMYKKYNKQINIIVPSGNFGNALGAFYAKLMGFPIHTIYIASNKNNILTEFINTGIYDISNKSLQKTFSPAMDILKSSNVERMLFALFGDTRTKELMQELETNKKYQVNSDELKMIQKYFQATFCDDEFCLKTIKKYADNGIIIDPHTACGIKAYEKIQQDSNVIPTILCSTAEWTKFAPTLAKALHIDSTHDKESLEKISKTYNINVPKQIVELFQKEEVNNKTLNSNEVMNEILSWIRS, encoded by the coding sequence GTGGTATTTACTTCTACAAGAGATTCTGGTATTGATTTAATTTCATTTAAAGATGCTATCTTAAACCCAAATGCACCTTATGGTGGATTATACACACTATCACACATACCAAAGCTAACACAAGATGACATCGCAAAACTAAGCAACTTGGATTACAAAGAATTATGCAAGAGCATATTTGACAAACTAGGCTTAGATATAGATTCTAGTATCTTAGAAGAATCTTTATTAACATACGATAGTTTTGATACAAAAATACCAGCACCCATTAAAAAAATAGAGAATAATTTTTATATACAAAAATTATACTGCGGACCTACTAGAGCATTTAAAGATATGGCATTGCAACCATTTTCAACAATGTTTAGTAGCTTTATAAAAAACACAAACCAAAAATACCTAATATTAGTCGCAACAAGCGGCGATACTGGTCCTGCTACTTTAAGTGGATTTGCCAATAAGTCAAATATACAAGTAGTATGTATTTACCCCAAAAATGGCACAAGCGATGTGCAAAGATTACAAATGACAACAATAGCTGCAAAAAATATAAAGACCATAGGAATTAATGGTAATTTCGATGATGCACAAAGTCTCTTAAAATCACTATTAAAAGATTCTAACTTTCAAAATGAATTAAAAGCAAATAGCATATCTTTAAGTGCTGCTAATTCTGTTAATTTTGGCAGAATCGCATTTCAAATAATATATCATGCTTATTCTTCTTTAGAAATGTATAAAAAATACAATAAACAAATAAACATAATAGTCCCTAGTGGTAATTTTGGTAATGCACTTGGAGCATTTTATGCAAAGCTTATGGGATTCCCTATACATACAATATACATTGCATCAAATAAAAACAACATACTAACAGAATTCATAAACACAGGAATCTACGACATAAGCAACAAAAGCCTACAAAAAACATTCTCTCCGGCTATGGATATATTAAAAAGCTCAAATGTTGAGAGAATGCTATTTGCACTATTTGGCGATACAAGAACAAAAGAGCTAATGCAAGAGCTAGAAACAAATAAGAAGTATCAAGTAAATAGCGATGAGTTAAAGATGATTCAAAAGTATTTTCAAGCAACTTTTTGTGATGATGAATTCTGTCTTAAGACAATCAAAAAATACGCAGATAATGGAATTATAATAGACCCACACACAGCATGTGGCATAAAAGCATATGAAAAAATACAACAAGATTCAAATGTAATCCCAACCATACTATGCTCAACAGCAGAATGGACGAAATTTGCCCCAACACTAGCAAAGGCATTACATATAGATTCAACACATGATAAAGAATCTTTAGAAAAAATATCAAAAACTTATAACATAAATGTCCCAAAACAGATTGTAGAGCTATTCCAAAAAGAAGAAGTAAATAATAAAACACTAAATTCAAATGAAGTTATGAATGAAATTTTATCTTGGATAAGGAGCTAA